The proteins below are encoded in one region of Lactuca sativa cultivar Salinas chromosome 3, Lsat_Salinas_v11, whole genome shotgun sequence:
- the LOC111877168 gene encoding beta-glucosidase 24 has protein sequence MADEEIPNLIHNDIKRTDFPDNFMFGVGTSAYQIEGSWNVDGKGLSNWDTFTLRHPDKIRGGGNGCVAVDNYRRWKEDVQLLKQMGVNHYRFSIPWSRILPGGKLCMGKSLEGINHYNKLIDELIDNGIQPFVTLFHWDLPNALEEEYMGFLSSKVVDDFVDFADICFWEFGDRVKDWATLNEPYRFTISGYVEGVYPPGRGGKGEEGDPETEPYTVSYNLLNCHAAAYRKYEKDYKAHQKGKVGITFDTNFFKPYRGSSNKDDVNAVQYAYDFMFGWFLEPLTKGTWPESMQKFATSPTKKYPNGRRLPKFSDDQLVKLIGSYDFLGINYYTANFSQFQAPAPDVRIGYLTDRHYTPSGKDPRKNPIGPVAFEGSWVYLCPEELTELLLLVKNKYHVTKDIIITENGSQDQNLPDKTFVQVRDDTFRINYIKKHLEAIKNARSLGVNVMGHFVWSFMDSFEWVFGYNSRFGMFYVDYTNNLLRYPKNSAIWYRKFLSAKSRLLLKRSLRNDQQEKEDEVNDIMKEEEDDDEIIEVIPKLKKAKA, from the exons ATGGCTGACGAAGAAATTCCCAACTTGATCCATAATGATATTAAACGTACAGATTTTCCTGATAACTTCATGTTTGGAGTAGGAACATCTGCTTATCAG ATTGAAGGTAGTTGGAATGTAGATGGTAAAGGCTTAAGTAACTGGGATACTTTTACCTTAAGACACCCAG ACAAGATTCGTGGAGGTGGCAACGGATGTGTCGCTGTTGATAATTACAGAAGATGGAAG GAAGACGTTCAGCTGCTGAAGCAAATGGGTGTAAACCATTACAGGTTCTCAATTCCATGGTCCAGAATATTACCAG GTGGGAAATTATGCATGGGCAAAAGCCTAGAAGGCATCAATCACTACAACAAGTTGATAGACGAGTTGATAGACAATGGGATTCAGCCATTTGTTACTCTTTTCCACTGGGATCTTCCAAATGCTTTGGAAGAAGAGTACATGGGTTTCTTAAGCTCAAAAGTTGT CGATGATTTTGTCGATTTTGCTGATATTTGCTTCTGGGAATTTGGGGATCGAGTGAAAGATTGGGCTACACTAAACGAGCCATATAGATTCACAATCTCTGGATACGTAGAAGGTGTCTATCCACCTGGTCGGGGTGGAAAGGGTGAAGAGGGTGACCCTGAAACAGAACCATATACTGTCTCATACAACCTACTTAATTGTCATGCAGCTGCTTATAGAAAATACGAAAAAGATTATAAG GCTCATCAAAAAGGCAAAGTGGGAATTACATTTGACACCAACTTTTTCAAACCATATCGAGGTTCAAGTAATAAAGATGATGTCAATGCTGTCCAATATGCATATGATTTTATGTTCGGATG GTTTTTAGAACCATTAACAAAAGGTACTTGGCCAGAAAGCATGCAAAAATTTGCTACGTCTCCGACTAAAAAATACCCAAATGGTCGACGTTTGCCTAAATTTTCTGATGATCAACTTGTGAAGTTGATTGGGTCATATGATTTCCTTGGAATAAACTACTATACTGCAAATTTTTCTCAATTTCAAGCTCCTGCTCCTGATGTTCGTATTGGGTATCTTACGGATCGTCATTACACGCCATCAG GAAAGGACCCCAGGAAGAACCCGATAGGACCTGTG GCTTTCGAAGGCTCCTGGGTTTATCTTTGTCCTGAAGAGCTTACCGAGCTCTTGTTGCTTGTGAAGAACAAATACCATGTCACAAAAGATATTATAATTACGGAGAACG GATCCCAAGATCAGAACTTACCTGATAAAACATTTGTACAAGTTCGAGATGACACATTTCGAATTAATTACATAAAAAAACATCTTGAAGCTATCAAAAATGCCAGGAG TCTAGGAGTGAATGTCATGGGGCACTTCGTCTGGTCATTCATGGATAGCTTTGAATGGGTTTTTGGTTATAATTCTCGATTTGGTATGTTTTATGTTGATTACACAAACAATCTTCTAAGGTACCCAAAAAATTCAGCAATTTGGTACAGAAAATTTCTGTCTGCAAAGAGTAGGTTACTTCTAAAAAGATCCCTACGTAATGATCAGCAAGAAAAAGAAGATGAGGTCAATGATAtaatgaaggaagaagaagacgaTGATGAAATAATTGAAGTGATTCCAAAACTGAAGAAGGCCAAAGCATAA